Proteins from one Methanorbis rubei genomic window:
- a CDS encoding double-cubane-cluster-containing anaerobic reductase, giving the protein MSDLPSGFESFSASRKSAFLEVQKIAETQPIVGTFCTFVPRELILAAGAAPISLCSGNDEVIAAAETDLPVNFCPLVKSSYGFAKTGKCPHFHFAKLIVGETTCDGKKKMFEYMGQGKPVHVIHLPQMTDEESVAFLANEFRKFARRLEEIFSVTITDEMVAKQISLVNDERRALQDVYRLAKSDPPLLSGKELFVMFNTFTTSIGHEAKLASARVLKEQYSSRPAGAGPRPKRILLTGSPITKATVKVIDAIESAGGSVVYIEGCVGSRPNELLVDEKNPDVYDVLARKYIKIACSCMTPNDGRLQTIGEKIDEYHVDGVVDMGLVACHTFNAESTLLREYVTKTKSTPFIHVETDYSQADFGQLSTRLSAFLEML; this is encoded by the coding sequence ATGTCTGATCTCCCGTCGGGTTTTGAGAGTTTTTCCGCGTCCCGGAAATCCGCATTCCTCGAAGTGCAAAAGATTGCCGAGACTCAACCAATCGTTGGAACATTCTGTACGTTTGTTCCCCGCGAACTGATTCTTGCAGCGGGAGCTGCACCAATCTCGCTCTGTTCAGGAAATGATGAGGTGATAGCAGCAGCTGAAACTGATCTGCCAGTCAACTTCTGTCCTCTGGTGAAGTCGAGCTATGGGTTTGCAAAAACCGGCAAGTGTCCGCACTTTCACTTCGCCAAACTGATTGTCGGGGAGACGACCTGCGACGGCAAGAAAAAAATGTTTGAGTACATGGGTCAGGGCAAACCGGTTCATGTGATTCATCTGCCGCAGATGACCGATGAGGAGAGCGTCGCGTTTCTGGCAAACGAGTTCCGAAAGTTTGCGAGACGGCTCGAAGAAATATTTTCCGTCACCATCACGGATGAGATGGTGGCAAAACAGATCTCTCTCGTGAATGATGAGCGGCGTGCTTTGCAGGATGTCTACCGGCTCGCGAAGTCTGACCCTCCGCTGTTGTCAGGTAAGGAACTTTTTGTGATGTTCAACACATTCACAACTTCAATAGGCCACGAAGCAAAACTTGCTTCGGCACGGGTCCTGAAGGAACAGTACAGCTCTCGCCCGGCGGGCGCGGGCCCACGCCCAAAACGGATTCTTCTGACAGGTTCTCCGATAACAAAGGCGACGGTCAAGGTGATCGATGCGATCGAGTCTGCGGGAGGGTCGGTAGTGTATATTGAGGGCTGCGTTGGTTCAAGGCCCAACGAACTGCTGGTGGATGAGAAAAATCCTGATGTGTATGATGTGCTCGCCCGCAAGTACATCAAAATTGCCTGTTCCTGCATGACGCCAAACGACGGACGGCTGCAAACGATCGGCGAGAAAATCGATGAGTATCATGTTGACGGGGTTGTGGATATGGGGCTTGTTGCCTGCCACACGTTTAATGCTGAGAGCACGCTGCTGCGCGAGTACGTGACGAAGACGAAGTCTACGCCGTTTATTCATGTGGAGACCGACTACTCGCAGGCTGATTTCGGCCAGTTGTCCACACGTCTGTCGGCATTTCTGGAGATGTTATGA